In Synchiropus splendidus isolate RoL2022-P1 chromosome 7, RoL_Sspl_1.0, whole genome shotgun sequence, the genomic window TCTCAGCCTCCGAAATCAAAAATCCATTTTCTTCCTGTAGCTCTGAGACTCGGATGCCCGCAGCTCGTTTGAGAGACAAAAATCTCCACCACGGGTGCTGCTGCGGGATCAGAGGCCTCCGCATGGTCATTTTGGAGGCAGTGAAGTGTGCGCTGTGAAGACTTCACAGGGTCGTAATGGTAATGGCGGTCGTGTTTGACAGCGAGGAAACTCTTCTGTGGTTGTGTGCGAACCAGATCTGCAGCTATTTGACTCTGCAAACGCCGACACTGCAGGAACACGCCGTCAGCAGCTCGTGTTTCATGTCGTGCTCCTGAGAGATTTACACTCTTTGTTGCGGCATGGCCGTAAACTCCACACACATTGGTCTGGGTTCTGGTGGAGAAGGTGCCGACTGACAAATGGACTCAACTTCAAAGAGCTTAAAGCTGTCAGCCGTGACaccttttattttggtgtgagGGATGCTTGTTGTTGTAGATGGTCTTTCCAGAGCCCCCTTTCACACCACAAACAGCCAAATGTCAGTGCTGTCTGCCTCCTACTCTCCTGAACTGAAGTCACTGACCAGAATCCACGGTGTGTTCTGGCCTCCTGGCTAGTCCAGAGTTTTCTCAAAAGCACGGCAGTTCGGTGGCTACGCTGATTCCCATGAACAGTCAGGTGATGAAGAAGCTGTGCCAGGAAAGTTGTGATCTTCCCTGCGTTGGATTCTGTGCTGACTCCCAGTTTAACTATTGCGACTTCTAGCAGCAAGCTGTTTGTGTCTGAGAAGTGTTGTTTAACGTTTAAAAACCAACTTGAAGGTCGGAGCTGTTAGCATCCCTTCCATCTGTTTTCTATTCAGCAGTTACTACATTTCATTGAGCAGCACGGCATCCAAGTGAATTTGCCCTGAGTGAGTGGACTAGAGCTGTCTGCTGTGTGACGTGTAATTGGAGGACAAAACCTTAATGATGCCAGACAGTCCTGAGGTCACTGTCGGCGAGTCAGAGAATCAGAATAATGGACGTTTGGGCGTTTGTTCTGCAGACCAAAGGAATGCTGGAGAACCAGTCTCACCTGAGAGCCTCAGATCCTATTGAACTGGAAGTGTGATTGGACATTAGCAGCGTCTCTGCCAGTCCCTGAAGTAGTTCAGCTGCAGGCTACAGGAGGCCAATAGCACAGTTCGTACGGTCCGGCAGGTCGAGTGTGTTTATGAACGCCATGCAGTCACGACGTCTAAAGTTTCCATTAAATTCAGTTGAGACAGTTCACCTGTACAAGGACAACACCGTGTTTCGATCGATAGCAAAATTGTTATATTATTGGCATTCGATTTTGATGAAAATATggaaacagtaataataatgtagtgCCCCTATTGGTCCGCCTCAATGGTGAAATGCTGGCTTATCTCAACATGTGAATCATGATGACATTGAACTAGAATGCAGACACATTTTTGAGCCTATTGAAACTGTTAGCGCTTCGTTCAACGGTGACGGCCTGTTTAATTCAACCTACCACTGCAGTTTCCTAGAAAGTAGTTATGACTTTTTGCCAATGACATTTCCCACAAGAGTTTTTCACTGAGGCAAATAATGAGGTGCAGTGTAGTGCAGGGAACCTGATCTTGAACCTGACCGCCACGCTGACTGATATGTCAAACACGGTGCTTACTCTGCATTTCTGCAGTGATCAGTATTTATAGTCGTCCTGCTATCCTTTCTCACTTGAAGTCTGCTGTGGTAATTTAGCATGTTCGGACGCTCAAAACACAAGGCACTACACATAAAGCTACTCATAAATCAGAGGCGGATAATATATAAACAAGTCAGATGAAGGTCTGTGAGCCTAACCCAGCCTccaagttatttttttatacaaCCTATATCGTGCTGGTGTAAAACTTGgtgaaattaaattcaaaagTAACTCCAAGATCACCGCCAACTAGATAACAAACTTGTAAAATAGTTTTGAGAAAGGTTTATCCACGGTAGATCTGACAGTTAGCGTTGCTTGCCCCACCTTATTTGTCTTTTATAACTCATGTCATTACTCTTAAAAGAGAGTATTGTGCGTCAAATGAATGGAAGGAATCCGTTGTCAGGCTTGTGACTTCCATGATCAACTTTCCTGACACTCCCTGTCGGGTTTGTGCGTCGGGCCATGCAGGGCAGCATCATCAGTCCTGTGCATCAACCTTTGTAAGCCGATTAAGTTACTTAGGAGAAGATGACACCGTAGTCTGGTGTTTCCACTACACGCTGCCAAGTACCTGCCGCGTGTTTGAAATTACTTTGTCAGtcaccttgttttttttgttgttgtatgcCAAGAGTTCTGTGAAAGAGCTTTGGTgggttttactttactttactttactccTGACGGAGAGCAGGAGGTCTTGTGTCCTAACACTCCTCTGGCTTACGTGTGGCGAGCCTTCGGCGCATGCCAGCCGCTGAGCTGAGATGCAGATGGAGCGAAGGGGATTAACCTGAACTCACGGTTAGGAGGATGTACAGCCCAGGTCCCTGCCCCAAGTCCAAACCACTCACTTAAATCAGGAAGATTATTGTTGCTGAAATGTACCgttgagacacacacacctcccacTGAACGCATGTTCCACTTccctttttaaacacatttgtgtgttgTATAGCAAGTTAAAAGTTTGTGTTAGCTTCAAAGCTATTCCACTATCAAAACAAAATTTTCTGGGAAAACTACCACAAGTGAGGCTACAAGAATAAAATTGTAAGTAAGTAATGTTTTTCTCCCCAAACATTTCTCaccaaatataaatattacattgTAACAGGTCTCCAAAAGTGTTCAGCTGTGTTCCCCTAAAACTAATATTTCCCAACCAAAATCTGGTGTGAGAGCCTCCTGTGTTTTGGCCGAAGCACCTCCTCAAACAGCCGGCGTCTGTTGAGAGACAGATGGTTAAAGTCGACCTCAGCAGGTTTGGTAATGGCTTCAGTTAATCTGCATATCAGAGTTGTGCTGTAGTTCaccatttttcatgtttaaacGCTCGTgatgaaaagggtgttttcAGCCCCGAGTGCAGCTTTTCGGCTTATTCATGCCTCTCGCCTGGATTTTTGCATGGTGGGCTGCAGGAGCCGAAATCATGGTGAGGCACATTGTTCCCTTCAAGCTCTCCGCGGTCAAGAGGATTCAGGGATTTTGAGATTTGCTTTGTCGAATTCATTTCTTGGTGACAGGCGTTCTTAAAACAAGCGAGATTGCAACAGCTTAGGGAGCGTCAGCGCGGTAGCAACCACTCCCGCCGGCTTATTTAATTgcacattagaaaaaaaaataaggacGGCGGACCGGGGGCGATATTTTAAAGTGTTTATCTGATTCTCACAAACGCTTTTTGGAAGCGATCCAGTCGGGTTGTCTAATAGGATTGCTGGAGTGATGCGGGGTTCTGGTGCTGCAACGGAAGCTTGTCCAgaggaaaaatgtgttttacgttGGATTCGATCAGACAGTGTGACCAGCACCCTGCTGAGCTGCGGAAGGTAAAAATAGATTTGGGGAAAGATAAGGGCAGGCAACAGGAGGGGTCCGGATCACTCGATGGGTCACGCAGATATGACACCCAGTTCTTGTCACATGATCCAGTGAGGAGAGAATGAGCTATCGGCTCGGCAAGGGTTTGACCCAGTTCCCTGCGGCAGATAGAGGTCACATGTCTGGACTGTAAGCACCGGCCAATTTCACTTTCTCACCGTCAACAATGAAGAAGCCCTGTGATCTAAAATAAAGCCGGTCGTGCGGCCAGACTGGTGGTTCCTCTGctgtgggaggaggaggcagctgcGGCGCCTATTAGGTGGCATTAGCTCAGTGCCCCCGACCACGGCCACAAACGTATCTACCGCTCTCATTTGCAATGGAAACAGCAAAGCCGATTGAGGCCTGTCTGCCGGCTGAGGACGATGGGTGCGCCGGAGATGAGCCGGCGCAGAGCCGTCGCCACCCACTCTGGTGACTCCTCTGACCCTGTTTACATTCGCGGCTCCAGCCGATGCAGTTCAGCTGTTGACAAGTTGTTTTGAGGGACCTCCATGTCACACTCAACATGTGCCTTACTGAAGCACGCTCTTGTGGCAGAACTCGCTCAAGTTTCCAATTGACTAAATGATTTCTTTATGAGATGAGTTTTTAGCATCGGCCAGATCCACGCAGTGTCTGTGAGAGGAAAGCATTTCTTACCTGCTGCTATAAGGATTTGAAGCTGGagctgttgtgttgctgttgagttgAAACGCTGATGACAACAGTGGAATCTGTAGAAATGATCAGAGGAAGACCCGCTGTTATCACAGTCAATGAAGGTGTTACATTATGAGGTATTGTTTTATTCCTGCGCTGCGTTGGCTTCAGATCTTCACTGACAAAGAGAGTCTGTGGTGGTGAGTTTGACATGATGAAAGGGTTGTTTCACCGGTCATCAGGCTGGTGGTTTCTCATATTAGCGTTGCTGCTCCAGAGTGACTGCTTCCTCAATGGCAAGCACATCCATTTTGTCCAACGTAGAGCAACCATTCCATTTTTCGGCCGCCTGACACCAACCAGAACTTGGTTGCTGCTTATAAGACTTCAAAAAAATCACATGAACTTGAACCTCACTCCTTGAATGACTTGGGACTTTTATCACCTGTTGTGTCTGGACACCTGTGGTCTTTTATTGTGTTAAAACCATAAAATCTTTAAATTTACGGAGCTTTAACTGTTGACATTTTGGGACACATCTGTTGTCAAGCATTTGTCTGCTGTGGATTGCTAGTCATCTGCTCTGGGGTGGGACTGTGTATCCATACAGCGCAGATGCCCAGGTCTATACTGCACACAGTGTTGTCCTGTTTCTCGCGAAGGTTGCAGTGATGTAATAAACGGTAACAAAGACCAACAAACCACAGCTCCTCCAGCGTGAGCATgacatggatgatgatggagtggCTCCCTGATGTTCGTGCTTCTTCTTTATCTCACCTCCAGCTAAAGTTGCGTGTGAGAGCCACTACAAAGAGGCggaacaagtgtgtgtgaacaCAGCAGTgacggagagaaaaaaaaagcaccccGGGGCACCGGGAGTGACATTCTTGCACAGTCGAGTTGTTTCATTCTCAGCCTTCTGCTGTTGACTCACAAgatcttttgtgtttttattccagTCATTTCAAGGCAGCCAAGGACGAGCCTACCTGTTTAATTCAGTGTAAGTACACTCAGCCGTGAACAGCACCACCTTAGAGTTTGCTCTCTTGTTGTGAGTGCAGATTAGTGAGGTTTAGGAAGATTGACGTCAGAATATTCTGCTCTCCATAGGTCTAACTctaggcccgggggccaaatctggccatGGTAGTCACTACACGTGGCCCACAGGAGCTGTAAACACATAGTTGAAATTGGAAACTGAGGTCAAGTGTATGAAAAAGCTGCTTATTGTGGATGGAGTTAAGTGCTTCGACAGGCTAGTAAGTGGCGTTTATAAATGCCATCAAATACAACTCCTAAAAATTCAGGCCCGTAAAGATAGAAGCACTGTCTCATGTGTTTCAAGTCAGTGGTGAAGAAGCCACAGAGAAGCCTTATGCACCTCTGTGGTGCGCTACTTCATGTGACTAGCTCCACGAAAGTATTTTCTTAGGCTCAAGTTTGCTCTGTGCTTGACATTTGCCACTTAGTTAGACCTCTACCTCTTCTAGTGTGTCATCTTCTTCACTACAAGGTCAAATGTGTATCCATCATGCTGTGAGCAGGCGTTCATGTGTCTATAGTGGCTACACCGGACTGAGTCAGTTTTGTCGGATCACACATGGAAAGCAAGCTAGTTGGCTGATATGAAGCTTGAAGTGACATATGTCCTCTGTGGCCTGACCTTTCCTTTCCGTCTTCCTCGCAGGGTGAACGTTGGCTGCGGTCGAGCTGAGGAGCGGGTCCTCCTCACAGGTTTACACGCCGTCGCCGACATCTACTGTGAAAACTGTAAAACTACGCTGGGCTGGAAATATGTGAGTCAACTGTTGTTTTCAACTTTCACCTGAGCCAAACATTCCCGTGTCACGGTCCCCCCCTCCAAgcacctgctgctcctctgaatAGTCGCGCTGAAATATGCCGCCACAGGTCAGAAGTGCAAGGAGAGTCTCATTAAAGCGTTACTCGTCAAACGGTGGTGACAGTTTtccttggctgtggtttgtaTTTAGGCTCAGGGATGGAGCCTCTCAGTGGTCTCCTCGTGCGATAGATAATTATAGCGCTGACAGGTCGGTCGCAGACAGCCAGGCCGGTACCTCTGAGAGTCTACAGTGATTAAATGTCAGGCCCGTTTGAAGAGGCTTGTCCTGGTAATTGTCTGCAAACACTGTAGCGCTGAGCAGAGTACAGGACGGAGCACTCTCTTAAATATGCTTCTTAAAGGATGAAAATAATGGGAGGGTCTGTGGAAATGCCCACAGGGAAGCTATTTGTTTACACGGAGAAAACACCGATGCACTCGACAATCTGGCTCTTTCAGGGAAACGCAGCCAAGACGTTCACTAGCCTTGGTATTCAGCCATTTTAACACTGACTCGGGTGGATTACCACGAGAACATCCTTGAAAGCGGGAGTGGTCGATGCTGTGGTTGGAAAAATGGGAGGAAATTCATCTGAGGGTGGTGCGGCCTCTGACGACGCCCTCTAAACTTcacatttcctcccactggAGAAAGTTAGACTTCCAATAGCTCCGGGAGTGGAGCAAGAGAACGATGCAACAGGCTGTCAGAGGCAGCTGAAGTTGGTACGATCTCAACAGGCTTGTGTGGGCCTGGTACAGAAGAACACATTCAGTTGACTGGCTTTATACAGGTCTGAATCATGTTGATATTAAAAATCATCTACACCAGTTGGGCTCATTTTAAAGGcattttaagtaaataaaaacattatttttgtgtAAGATTTCAGGTCGTACGTGACATTGCGTTTTCGGTCTCAGTCGGACACTTTGCATgtagagtcagagtcaggacaCGGCGACCCCTTATGGTCTaggtcagtggttcttaaccttgttggaggcaccgaaccccaccagtttcatatgctcattcaccgaacccttctttagtcaaaaataaaatatgatttttttttactggtgcacgaaatgaattgtgcattaatatcaccttgttcaaataacaaaaccaacacagtgcATGAACTCAAAACAACTTACCTCAGTAAGTCTGTTCCTTTTCTTAGTTTTTATGTCCAGCATCCTCGAAAACGATTGCTCACAAAGATATGTTGTAACAAATGCTACAAAAAAATCCAGGGCTTTCTTAGCAATAACTGGATACTTttactgaggggtggacctctgcagcggaggctccaccgaactcctgagaccgactcaccgaacccctagggttcggtcgaacccaggttaagaaccactggtctgGGTGGAGAAGAGTGTCCAAGTGTCCGGCGAGTCTGCATTAAATCGAGAAACAGGGTGACGACCGGTAATGGAGATCCTCATGAAATTTTCCATGGCAATTAATTGAGGTCAAGGAACTGCCATCGGTGAATCCTCCGACCCACTTCAGCTCAGCATAGAACCTACTCCCGCTCTGGTACCGACTTCTGTCGTTTTAGCACGTGTCAGCAGGATCGTTCGCAGGTGTGCGCTTCACTTTCTTCCCGCTGCATGTTCCGGACATTGTTGGGTTATTCACCGGTGACAGCACATGAAAAATTCAGATCAGTTAGTACGAGCCAGTATACATGACCAGTTCTGTTCCCCACAACCCCGTAACACTGAGTTTGaagcagcaaacaaaaacattcatttatccTCACTCCTTCAATTTTGTCATTCACTTGGATGCAAACTTGAGAGTGGAGCATCTGAGTTTCCTGTTTCCATCAGTTAGCCTCCCACACAGCGCTCAAACCTACTTCCCATCTTTCACCAGTTTTCTGCTGGAAAACAGCCTGTTGAGTTGTGGCACCGTAATCTTCCCGGGTCACCATACCAACACGCTGTTTTGCCTGCTTTAGATTGCTATTGAATTTAATTTGGTGTCGTCTGTATATTGTTCAAGCGATTGGATGAGGCCGCTCATCGTGACTTGCTGGTCTGGATTAGGCccacaggccttgagtttgacacatgctgcGACAGAAACAACGATAAGGAATGAGTGGAGTTCAGAAACAACCCtgttgtcttcattttcaggagCACGCCTTCGAGAGCAGTCAGAAGTACAAGGAGGGAAAGTTCATCATCGAGCTGGCTCACATGATCAAAGACAACGGCTGGGAGTGAGACTGGTCCTCCCCGAACACCTTCGGACCATGAAATGCTCTGGATTGAACTGCGTGGAGCGACGACTACGGATGAGACCCCCGCCCCTCCTCTACCCCGCCCTCCTTACCACCTAGGCTCGCCGGCTTGTGACGACCAGGAAAAGgcaccaaaaaagaaaaagcacccGGGATTGTGAAGAGCGCTCAGCCACCTTTTCGGAGCCTCTCCTGGGTGTGACCCCGCCCATTGCCACTCCCTCCCTCTTCACGCCGAACCACACGTCTTGGTGATTGTGGTATCATGGCGACCACTACACTGACGGACGTCACCACGAGGCCATTGTTGGGTTTCTTGGTTGCCGGATGACTTTTGAAGGCGTTTGTTTTCTATCGTTTTATTTCCTGGGTTTGTCTCTGACGGCGGATGGATGTTACTGGTTAGCTTCCCTTTTCATGTCTGCCTGTTCTCACCTCTTGTGTTGGATCTCTGCCTACAGCTGAGCATGCTTTTCTTTGCTGGTGTCCAAATGAGTGACGGGGAACGGGAGTCACAAATATGTAGCAGCTTCGTAGAGTTTTTTACTatcctttttccttttttcaatattttctttatgtCCTGAGACCCTCCCACTCGCACCATGTTGGTACTGTCAATCACCCACTCATCATAGagtattcattttaaatatataattatgcttaaaagataaaaacatcTGTAGTGTTGGGGTAGAAGCGATTGTGGCTGGTCCCATTTTTGCATTGTCTTGTATCGACACAGAGAGATTAAATATAAAGTCATTTATGATGACGTAACGATAAATATTATAGAGATGTTTGTAGTAAGTAGACATGgattatatttatacatatatatatatatacatttgctGTCATACACGTGTCTCTGTACGCAGTGTGTGTGATCATACATTACACAGCAGCATACTTGAACAACGCTACTTCACTTGCACTTTGCAGAGGCCTTGGGTTCATCTCAGTTTAGAGGCAAAGCTTTTTTTGATGGCCTTCACAGAGATGATTGACAGCTTGCTGGAAACTGAGGGAAGGTCGCTAAGCAGCCGCAGAACTTGCCGGTCGTTCCTTTGACAGTGGGCGTCTGCCTAGTTTCGTCCCTCTCGCAGACTCCGCCGCTACACCCGGGTTTGAAACTGTGTGGATTTTGGAGTTACACTGTCGCTCAGGTAACATTCTCTCCACTACGTTTACATTTCAGAATGTATCAGTTAACACTAAGAATCCACACAGCGGTGTCACTGAGATGCTTGGTCATCCAGGTACGCACTCACACCAGATATCTCCTTTACATTAGCATTACAACCAGCCTCACTGCCAGAAGATCGCGGGTTCGATCCCAGCGTGAGGTGGTTTGGAGTGTGAACAGGTTCttgtgggtttcctcccacagtccactgACACAGAGGTCAATCGATAACCCTGtagatgtgtgtgagagaggttgTCTATATGGTgggctttccagggtgtcccttgcctCTCACCACAAGTACCTGGGATGGACTGCACATTGATGCTTCATGTCGACTTGATTCTAGTGTGCTGTCATTTGGGATGTCAGCCACACCATGATCAGCATCACAACAATCACGTGataaaaactagaaaagcactcggagcacaaacctccgccaagcagcttcactccACTCCCAATGACACAGTAAAAATCCCAGCGATCCAGATCATTTTGTACCATGTCCAAATTcttatatttcctgaaaattccatCTAAATCCCTCTGAATTTTCCTGTTACTTTGAAACCGCCGCTGTCCAAAGCAATAGCTCCTTGGCGGAAGTAAGAATTACTGGCTATTTGACTTAAAGTCACAGAAGAAGCATGTTGCCAGTCACTCATCGCCACACACGACGCTCGCCAGTTACAGAGCTACACAATCCGTTATACAAATAAAGCCTCTTTACTCCGTCAAGCCTTTGAGATGGCTGTGTTGGTAACCAACCCTTGGTTTTATGGCGACCAGAGTGACTCCTCTCAGACGCCGCTTTGATGTAGTTCTGCTTCCCCTCCGTCGTGGCTCTCCTTGCACTTTATCCctgcgcacgcacgcacgcacgctcgCTCGCTCGTCGTCTCTTCTTTCATTTGCCTCTAAGTTGAGTGAATCTTGTGCCTCTTCAAATGAAACCTAAAGGACGGCCTCCCCCGTTGTGCAGAGCATAACTCCCCAACGTGAACCGACGTGTCTTCCCCCTCCACCAAGGATTCATGGAAACTCCGCCCTGACCAATCTGTCCCCCATCTTCGGTCTTCACATGACAAAGGTGCAGAAGCAGACACTCCTCATGTTGCATTTGGAACTAGAGTATGAAAAGACGATAGCAGTGATTGATTACTTTGCAGGCGAggtcagtcagatcaccgacaAGGCAAAGCTCAAATCTTCAGCAGTCATACCTACTTGAAAACAGCTGCGATATTGGCCCGTGTCACAGTgttgtacatatatatttaagGTTTTATACATATTTCTACTGGGTTGGTTCTTTTACTTCCCCAACTTAAGCACTTTTGTTCACTGTACCTCTGGCTGCGTGTGCGCGACAGGAACGTGAATGTTACGCTTCCCCAGGTTCCGCCTCTGACAACGTGTTCCCTTTCTTGACCCCGCTGTTTGATttatgtcttttgttttcagttacTCTCTTTAGTCTTGTTTCTGTAGCTTGTGCAGTGGAAGTCCGCTCGAGGGACGTGTTTAGCGAAGCCGCCGCGTAGACGTTGAGGATGAGCTGGAATCTCCCACGGTGTGCAGGGAGAGCCTTTACCGagtcacccccccccccccacatcaGTCCTGCACAGAGAGCTTTCACCAGTCATGAACAAACCCACTGGCTGCCATATTGGAGGACTCCAGCTTTTGGCGACACTGGCTGTGCACTcttgattgtatttttttcaactcTGTTGCCTCTTGTGAACCTTGAACCAAATCGTTCCCTGGGTTGGTGCGTTCCAGGTTTCTCGGACTTGAATTGGCGAACGGTGCATTCAAGCGCTCCTTTTCCT contains:
- the LOC128762211 gene encoding protein yippee-like 1, with product MVKMTKSKTFQAYLPSCHRTYSCIHCRAHLANHDELISKSFQGSQGRAYLFNSVVNVGCGRAEERVLLTGLHAVADIYCENCKTTLGWKYEHAFESSQKYKEGKFIIELAHMIKDNGWE